A part of Uloborus diversus isolate 005 chromosome 6, Udiv.v.3.1, whole genome shotgun sequence genomic DNA contains:
- the LOC129224294 gene encoding uncharacterized protein LOC129224294 gives MSRLSKKEAVRMIVIRRRKMRKHKLRKLRKRMKFVFAKVKLKRALRKEQAFRTELLTQVEAADMFDAKTYVENILHTLRYHPKPETEEERRERYRILKKMNRYNTNFQRPKFDD, from the exons ATGTCTAGGCTCTCAAAGAAGGAAGCTGTTCGCATGATCGTGATCCGTAGGCGCAAAATGAGGAAGCACAAGCTCAGGAAGCTGCGCAAGAGAATGAAGTTTGTCTTTGCCAAGGTCAAGCTGAAACGAGCATTGCGTAAAGAACAGGCATTTCGCACGGAGCTTCTGACGCAAGTGGAAGCGGCCGACATGTTTGATGCCAAAACATATGTAGAGAATATTCTTCATACACTGAG GTACCATCCCAAGCCAGAGACTGAAGAAGAAAGAAGAGAGCGTTACCGAATTTTGAAAAAGATGAACCGTTATAACACAAATTTCCAGAGGCCTAAGTTTGATGACTAA